Proteins from one Mycobacterium sp. SMC-2 genomic window:
- a CDS encoding SDR family oxidoreductase: MNRVSVITGGAGGMGLATAKIVGRDHTLVLCDVRLDRLKAAAATLEELGMTPTAVDCDVTDRRAVDDLLDTANSLGSLASVIHTAGVSPSMGPADYVMRTNALGTLNVNEAFYTAAGEGSVIVNVASMAAHLLPADMVPLDQFSLALQDIDAFMDAMMTACNIVPEEARSGIAYAVSKSFVKWYSQAQAERFNARGLRIVSVSPGSIDTEMGRLEEQAGAGAMVTNAAVPRWGKPEEMAELLAFCASDKAGYLTGTDILNDGGVIASMTERARVAATNR; the protein is encoded by the coding sequence ATGAATCGAGTGTCGGTGATCACGGGTGGCGCGGGTGGCATGGGTCTGGCCACGGCCAAGATCGTCGGCCGCGATCACACCCTGGTCCTCTGCGACGTCCGGCTGGACCGGCTGAAGGCCGCGGCTGCAACCCTGGAAGAGCTCGGGATGACACCCACGGCCGTCGACTGTGACGTCACCGACCGGCGGGCGGTCGATGACCTGCTCGACACCGCAAACAGTCTCGGCTCGCTCGCCTCGGTGATCCACACCGCGGGGGTGAGCCCGAGTATGGGCCCTGCCGACTACGTCATGCGGACCAACGCGCTCGGCACGCTGAACGTCAACGAGGCGTTTTACACCGCGGCCGGCGAGGGCTCCGTGATCGTCAATGTGGCGTCGATGGCGGCCCACCTGTTGCCCGCGGATATGGTTCCGCTGGACCAATTCTCGCTGGCCCTGCAAGACATCGACGCTTTCATGGACGCCATGATGACGGCCTGCAACATCGTGCCCGAGGAAGCGCGGTCCGGCATCGCCTACGCGGTCAGCAAGAGCTTCGTCAAGTGGTACAGCCAGGCGCAGGCGGAGAGATTCAACGCGCGTGGGCTGCGCATCGTCTCCGTTTCGCCGGGGTCCATCGACACCGAGATGGGCCGGCTCGAGGAGCAGGCCGGCGCCGGCGCGATGGTGACAAACGCCGCGGTCCCGCGGTGGGGCAAGCCCGAGGAGATGGCCGAGCTGCTCGCGTTCTGTGCCAGTGACAAAGCCGGCTACCTCACCGGCACCGACATCCTGAACGACGGCGGCGTGATCGCGTCGATGACCGAGCGAGCCAGGGTGGCGGCCACGAACCGCTGA
- a CDS encoding sodium:proton exchanger produces the protein MTMLATDRSAVATAKAERSPRRTLTRSALITAAFVAPAAIVRILGLHPDPVAALLIYGAAVVSASFLLAWGAETAQIDVSGGLATAILALIAVLPEYAVDLYYAYVSGHNAEYAQYAAANMTGSNRLLMGLGWPVVVLVSIVVARKAGATNTTGLALQPANRVELGFLLIAGVIAFAIPATGQIHFGLGLALLAWFGFYLYKVGHGDVEEPDLIGTAAALGELPDRARRIVVVGLFLVSGAVILLCAKPFAENLVAAGAELGIDRFLLVQWLAPLASEAPEFIVATIFAARGKGTAAIATLISSKVNQWTLLIGSLPVAHLLGGGGISLELDPRQVEEVLLTATQTMMGVAALLALRFHRAAASTLLGLFVVQFPIASTHGRLLLCGVYTVVAVVALIRYRRHLAATVRAPFFGTAIRHSGHPHHPVPDP, from the coding sequence ATGACGATGCTCGCCACCGACAGGTCCGCGGTCGCGACCGCGAAGGCGGAACGTTCGCCGCGTCGCACCCTGACCCGTTCGGCATTGATCACTGCGGCGTTCGTCGCCCCGGCGGCGATCGTCCGCATCCTCGGCCTGCACCCCGACCCGGTAGCCGCCCTGCTGATCTACGGGGCTGCGGTCGTATCGGCCAGCTTCTTGCTGGCCTGGGGCGCCGAGACCGCGCAGATCGATGTCTCCGGTGGGCTGGCGACCGCGATCCTGGCGCTGATCGCGGTGCTTCCCGAATACGCTGTCGACCTGTACTACGCGTACGTCTCCGGCCACAACGCCGAGTACGCGCAGTACGCGGCGGCCAACATGACCGGGTCCAACCGGTTGCTGATGGGTCTGGGTTGGCCCGTCGTGGTGCTGGTCAGCATCGTCGTCGCGCGCAAGGCCGGCGCCACGAACACCACCGGCTTGGCGCTGCAACCTGCGAACCGCGTCGAACTCGGGTTCCTGCTGATCGCCGGCGTCATCGCCTTCGCGATCCCGGCGACCGGCCAGATCCATTTCGGACTGGGGCTGGCGCTGCTTGCCTGGTTCGGGTTCTACCTCTACAAGGTCGGCCACGGCGACGTGGAAGAGCCCGATCTGATCGGGACCGCCGCCGCGCTCGGGGAGCTGCCCGATCGCGCGCGGCGCATCGTGGTCGTCGGCCTCTTCCTGGTCTCCGGCGCGGTGATTCTGCTGTGCGCCAAGCCGTTCGCCGAGAACTTGGTCGCCGCAGGCGCAGAGCTGGGCATCGACCGGTTCCTCCTGGTCCAGTGGCTCGCCCCGCTCGCCTCCGAGGCCCCGGAGTTCATCGTCGCGACCATCTTCGCCGCCCGCGGCAAGGGCACGGCGGCCATCGCCACCCTGATCTCCTCAAAGGTCAACCAGTGGACGCTGCTGATCGGGTCGCTACCGGTCGCCCACCTCCTGGGCGGCGGCGGAATCTCCCTGGAGCTCGACCCGCGTCAGGTGGAGGAAGTGCTGCTCACGGCCACCCAAACCATGATGGGCGTGGCGGCGCTGTTGGCCCTGCGATTCCATCGCGCCGCGGCGTCCACGCTGCTGGGGTTGTTCGTCGTGCAATTCCCGATCGCCTCGACGCATGGCCGGCTGCTGCTCTGCGGCGTCTACACCGTGGTGGCCGTCGTCGCGCTGATCCGCTACCGCCGCCACCTGGCCGCCACCGTGCGGGCGCCGTTCTTCGGGACGGCGATCCGGCACAGCGGTCACCCCCACCACCCGGTGCCGGACCCCTAA
- a CDS encoding SDR family NAD(P)-dependent oxidoreductase encodes MTFATRYGPWAVVAGASDGLGASFARGLAERGINVVLIARRQAVLDEVAATIRDDTSASTRTLAIDLAEPGAAVAIAAATSDLEVGFLVYCAGADPNFEPFLANPIETAEAMVQRNCMVPMQLCHHFAAAMVERGRGGIVLFGSGAGLAGGANMVAYGATKAFDMVFAEALWAELHDKGVDVLGLILGKTDTPALRQLEHSRGQIGSLDEVPPGAADVADVIAEAFENLGGGPTLMVGDMMRAAEQMLASLTRNQAVELFAQAAAAAMGPDN; translated from the coding sequence ATGACGTTCGCAACCAGGTACGGGCCCTGGGCGGTGGTGGCCGGAGCCTCGGACGGGTTGGGCGCGTCGTTCGCGCGCGGGCTCGCCGAGCGTGGCATCAACGTCGTGCTGATCGCCCGTCGGCAAGCCGTCCTCGACGAAGTGGCCGCCACGATCCGCGACGATACGTCGGCGTCCACGCGCACGCTCGCCATCGATCTCGCCGAACCGGGTGCGGCGGTGGCGATCGCCGCGGCCACCAGTGACCTGGAGGTGGGCTTCCTGGTGTACTGCGCGGGTGCCGACCCGAACTTCGAGCCGTTTCTCGCCAATCCGATCGAGACCGCCGAAGCGATGGTGCAGCGCAACTGCATGGTGCCGATGCAGCTGTGCCACCACTTCGCTGCCGCCATGGTCGAGCGGGGCCGCGGCGGGATCGTGCTGTTCGGGTCCGGCGCGGGCCTGGCCGGAGGGGCCAACATGGTCGCCTACGGCGCGACGAAGGCGTTCGACATGGTGTTCGCCGAAGCGCTCTGGGCCGAGTTGCACGACAAGGGCGTCGACGTCCTGGGCCTCATCCTGGGCAAGACCGATACGCCCGCACTACGGCAACTCGAACACAGCCGCGGCCAGATTGGTTCCCTCGACGAGGTGCCGCCAGGCGCGGCCGACGTGGCGGACGTCATCGCGGAGGCGTTCGAGAACCTCGGTGGCGGGCCGACCCTGATGGTCGGCGACATGATGCGCGCCGCCGAACAGATGCTGGCGTCGCTCACCCGCAACCAAGCCGTCGAACTGTTCGCCCAAGCCGCGGCCGCGGCCATGGGCCCGGACAATTAA
- a CDS encoding nuclear transport factor 2 family protein: MTERDDRQDIAELLVRYATGIDRRDWPLFRTVFTADCELDYGEIGAWTGVDAVADFMEQVHALAGHTLHRLTNHAITVDGDRATARTYIDGLIMAGDNNSGVNAIGFYDDEIVRTADGWRIARRRYTQVRLTTVGGA; encoded by the coding sequence ATGACCGAACGTGACGACCGCCAGGACATCGCCGAGCTGCTGGTCCGCTACGCCACCGGGATCGACCGGCGAGACTGGCCGCTGTTTCGCACCGTGTTCACCGCGGACTGCGAGCTCGACTACGGCGAGATCGGGGCGTGGACGGGCGTCGACGCCGTCGCGGACTTCATGGAGCAGGTGCACGCCCTGGCGGGCCACACGCTGCACCGCTTGACCAACCACGCGATCACGGTCGACGGGGACCGGGCGACGGCGCGGACCTATATCGACGGACTGATCATGGCCGGCGACAACAACTCCGGGGTCAACGCGATCGGTTTCTACGACGACGAAATCGTGCGCACCGCTGACGGCTGGCGCATCGCCCGCCGGCGCTACACCCAGGTACGGCTGACGACGGTCGGGGGCGCTTAG
- a CDS encoding zinc-binding dehydrogenase produces MVLRDGRLEVRETADPEPGRGELLLRTLSTAICASDVHFMDHPELAVDDPTGRSLYETDRDIVLGHEFVGEVVGHGPGCTDAFAIGARVTAMPVRLVDGGSGGMRIIGQHPEAQGSFAELLVVSEVAAKPVFGGVSSDAVALTDAFAVGEFYVRSARMQPGEVAIVVGAGAIGLSAVAALASRGIEPIVVADYKSDRRALARERFGAHVVVDPAEKSPFDAFNEVRAQRGLPGPAVVFECVGATGLIQQLVESAEMGTRLYCAGGWYTGDTLDITTATRQGVTIQFGGGPHPQDWYGTLDAIAAGRLDPLPSVGKVIGLDEVPDALELARRSDGPPRIVVHPNGDLP; encoded by the coding sequence GTGGTGCTGAGGGACGGCCGGCTCGAGGTCCGCGAGACGGCGGACCCTGAGCCCGGACGGGGCGAGCTGTTGCTGCGCACGCTAAGCACCGCGATCTGCGCGTCCGACGTGCATTTCATGGACCATCCGGAGCTCGCCGTCGACGATCCGACCGGGCGTTCGCTCTATGAAACCGACCGGGACATCGTGCTCGGTCACGAGTTCGTGGGCGAGGTCGTCGGCCACGGACCCGGCTGCACGGATGCGTTCGCGATCGGTGCGCGGGTGACGGCCATGCCGGTGCGCCTCGTCGACGGTGGATCCGGCGGGATGCGGATCATCGGCCAGCATCCCGAGGCGCAGGGCAGTTTCGCTGAGCTGCTGGTGGTTTCGGAGGTGGCGGCCAAGCCGGTCTTCGGCGGCGTGTCCAGTGACGCCGTCGCACTGACCGACGCCTTCGCCGTCGGCGAGTTCTACGTCCGGTCGGCGCGGATGCAACCCGGCGAGGTCGCCATCGTGGTCGGCGCGGGGGCGATCGGCCTGTCGGCCGTCGCCGCCCTGGCCAGCCGTGGCATCGAGCCGATTGTCGTGGCGGACTACAAGTCCGACCGCCGCGCGCTGGCCCGCGAGCGTTTCGGCGCGCACGTCGTGGTCGATCCCGCCGAGAAGTCGCCGTTCGACGCGTTCAACGAGGTGCGCGCCCAGCGCGGATTACCCGGCCCGGCAGTGGTTTTCGAGTGTGTCGGCGCCACCGGCCTGATCCAGCAGCTCGTCGAATCCGCCGAGATGGGAACCCGGCTGTACTGCGCGGGCGGCTGGTACACCGGCGACACGCTCGACATCACCACGGCCACCCGCCAAGGCGTCACCATCCAATTCGGCGGCGGCCCACACCCGCAGGACTGGTACGGCACGCTCGATGCCATCGCCGCGGGCCGGCTCGACCCGCTCCCCAGCGTGGGCAAGGTCATCGGCCTCGACGAAGTGCCCGACGCGCTGGAGCTGGCCCGCCGGTCGGACGGCCCGCCGCGGATCGTGGTTCACCCGAACGGAGACCTGCCATGA
- a CDS encoding IclR family transcriptional regulator, with protein MLDVVELLARSGNARLRFSDVVRELDLTQATAHAILKTLCDRGWASRDPVAKTFTLGPALAVVAARTDTARPLANAARSAALRLSREFGYACSVVERFGDSLVVTAFEGEPATQPSGIPGDRIPYAPPFGVALAAWDDEEEQRAWIRRGAGNNPDRIRRLEQVLAHTRERGFDVDWTTPALAQAVQVVGTLDSADMPMPVRHILDQLLVEFTTIGFLSDDNPGRRKQPVVTIAAPVFDERHVALMVAVHPLCPLSARQIRLIGKHLIDETGAISMPSPLADAVDRAV; from the coding sequence GTGCTCGACGTTGTCGAGCTGCTGGCCCGGTCGGGAAATGCGCGGCTGCGGTTCTCCGACGTCGTGCGCGAGCTCGACCTCACGCAGGCGACGGCGCACGCGATCCTGAAGACCCTGTGCGACCGGGGTTGGGCCAGCCGCGATCCGGTCGCCAAGACGTTCACCCTCGGCCCGGCGCTGGCCGTCGTCGCGGCGCGGACGGACACCGCCCGGCCACTCGCGAACGCGGCCCGCTCCGCGGCGCTGCGCTTGTCCCGTGAATTCGGCTACGCCTGCTCCGTGGTCGAGCGCTTCGGGGATTCGTTGGTGGTGACGGCTTTCGAGGGTGAGCCCGCCACCCAACCGTCCGGAATTCCGGGCGATCGCATCCCGTACGCTCCGCCGTTCGGAGTCGCCCTCGCCGCCTGGGACGACGAGGAGGAACAACGCGCGTGGATCCGCCGCGGCGCGGGCAACAACCCCGATCGCATCCGGCGCCTCGAGCAGGTGTTGGCGCACACGCGTGAGCGCGGCTTCGACGTCGACTGGACGACGCCCGCGCTGGCGCAGGCCGTGCAGGTGGTCGGCACGTTGGACAGCGCCGACATGCCGATGCCCGTGCGGCACATCCTGGACCAGTTGCTCGTCGAATTCACCACCATCGGCTTCCTGTCCGACGACAACCCCGGTCGCCGCAAGCAACCCGTGGTGACCATCGCCGCACCCGTTTTCGATGAACGGCACGTTGCCCTGATGGTGGCCGTGCACCCACTGTGCCCGCTTTCCGCGCGGCAGATCCGGCTGATCGGAAAACACCTGATCGACGAAACGGGGGCGATCAGCATGCCGTCGCCACTAGCCGACGCGGTCGACCGCGCCGTCTAG
- a CDS encoding DUF2127 domain-containing protein, protein MRKDQGINRWELVTCAIAGHATYAPDEKDLAARLNGITGLGEVWRCLRCGEFTVGEPHGRGRAEDAPMIMRGKALRQAIIIRTLAVERLFRALVITLAAYAVWKFRGARGAIQATLERDLPIFRAAGFKVDQMTIVHELEKALAAKPSTLALLTLMLAAYALLEVVEGVGLWLLKRWGEYFAVIATSVFLPLEIHDLAKGITMTRVVTFTINVAAVIYLLFSKRLFGLRGGREAYDEERRGEQLLDVEKAAART, encoded by the coding sequence ATGCGCAAAGATCAGGGCATCAATCGGTGGGAGTTAGTCACCTGTGCAATCGCGGGACACGCCACCTATGCGCCCGACGAGAAGGATCTCGCCGCCCGGTTGAACGGCATCACCGGGCTTGGCGAAGTGTGGCGCTGTCTGCGCTGCGGTGAATTCACCGTGGGCGAGCCGCATGGGCGTGGCCGCGCCGAAGATGCGCCGATGATCATGCGCGGCAAGGCTTTACGGCAGGCCATCATCATCCGGACCCTCGCCGTGGAGCGTCTTTTCCGGGCGCTGGTGATCACGCTCGCCGCATATGCGGTGTGGAAGTTTCGCGGTGCGCGGGGCGCCATCCAGGCCACCCTCGAACGCGACCTACCGATCTTCCGCGCGGCCGGATTCAAGGTCGACCAGATGACCATCGTGCACGAGCTAGAAAAGGCGCTGGCCGCCAAGCCATCCACCCTGGCCCTGCTGACCTTGATGCTGGCCGCCTACGCGCTGCTGGAGGTGGTCGAAGGCGTCGGCCTATGGTTGCTGAAGCGCTGGGGCGAGTACTTCGCGGTGATAGCGACGTCGGTGTTCCTGCCGTTGGAGATTCACGACCTGGCCAAGGGCATCACGATGACCCGCGTCGTCACCTTCACCATCAACGTGGCCGCGGTGATCTACCTGCTGTTCTCGAAACGGCTATTCGGCTTGCGCGGCGGCCGCGAGGCTTACGACGAGGAGCGACGCGGCGAGCAACTGCTCGACGTCGAGAAGGCCGCCGCCAGAACGTGA
- a CDS encoding PaaI family thioesterase, with translation MHDQTPCIDLSRLESVYAPLAESIRRLVDVSIRTEAEPAAVAAAQAKVDAATAELSETAPPGPVGVHYLPDGQTIAWGNAVVGVRNPVAPPLVVHHEPDGLVWSEFALGAAYEGPPGHVHGGVCALVLDHVLGATAHQPDRPAYTGTLTLRYRRPTALERPLRAQAHVERIEGVKTFAVGHLADEDGVTVEAEGIFIHPRQSTA, from the coding sequence ATGCATGACCAAACGCCCTGCATCGATCTCAGCCGGCTCGAGTCGGTGTACGCGCCGCTGGCCGAGTCAATCCGCCGACTCGTCGACGTCAGCATCCGCACCGAAGCCGAACCCGCGGCGGTGGCGGCGGCGCAGGCGAAGGTCGACGCGGCCACAGCGGAATTGAGCGAGACGGCACCGCCGGGGCCCGTCGGCGTGCACTACCTGCCCGATGGCCAGACCATCGCGTGGGGCAACGCGGTCGTCGGCGTGCGTAACCCGGTGGCGCCGCCCTTGGTGGTCCATCACGAGCCCGACGGACTGGTGTGGTCGGAATTCGCCCTGGGCGCCGCCTACGAAGGGCCGCCGGGTCATGTGCACGGCGGTGTCTGCGCGCTGGTGCTCGACCATGTGCTCGGCGCGACGGCGCACCAGCCGGACAGGCCCGCCTACACCGGCACCCTCACCCTGCGCTACAGGCGCCCAACCGCGCTGGAGCGGCCGTTGCGCGCGCAGGCTCATGTCGAGCGCATCGAGGGGGTCAAGACTTTCGCCGTCGGCCACCTGGCCGACGAGGATGGCGTCACGGTCGAGGCGGAGGGCATTTTCATACACCCCCGGCAGTCGACGGCCTGA
- a CDS encoding SDR family oxidoreductase — translation MGTYAVTGSASGMGYETAQRLKADGHTVIGVDIKDADIIADLSTPQGREEAADGVLAASGGKLDGAVLAAGLGPSPGPDRVRQIGQVNYFGVVELLIAWRPALAAAECAKVVVVASNSTTTVPLVPRRTVSALLAHDGDKALRSVRLFGPGAPTMMYAASKIAVSRWVRRHAVLPEWAGLGVRLNALAPGAIMTPLLQEQLATPRQAKAVRSFPVPVGGFGQARHMADWMCFMLSDSAEFLCGSVVFVDGGTDAYFRADDWPKALPTHRLPGYLRRFRRSTGM, via the coding sequence ATGGGCACTTATGCGGTCACCGGATCGGCATCCGGCATGGGCTACGAGACCGCGCAGCGGCTCAAGGCCGACGGGCACACCGTCATCGGCGTCGACATCAAGGACGCCGATATCATCGCCGACCTGTCGACGCCGCAGGGACGCGAAGAGGCCGCCGACGGCGTGCTGGCGGCCTCGGGCGGCAAGCTCGACGGTGCGGTGCTGGCCGCCGGCCTCGGACCCAGCCCCGGTCCGGACCGGGTACGCCAGATCGGTCAGGTCAATTATTTCGGCGTGGTCGAGCTTCTCATCGCCTGGCGACCGGCACTGGCCGCGGCCGAATGCGCGAAAGTGGTCGTCGTGGCGAGCAACTCGACGACGACCGTGCCCCTCGTCCCGCGCCGAACGGTCAGCGCCCTGCTCGCCCATGACGGCGACAAGGCCCTGCGGTCGGTGCGGCTCTTCGGTCCGGGCGCACCGACGATGATGTACGCGGCATCAAAGATCGCCGTCAGTCGCTGGGTGCGGCGGCACGCGGTGCTGCCGGAATGGGCGGGCCTGGGTGTGCGCTTGAATGCCCTGGCGCCGGGGGCCATCATGACGCCGCTGCTGCAAGAACAGCTGGCGACGCCGCGGCAGGCCAAGGCCGTCCGGTCGTTCCCGGTGCCGGTCGGTGGCTTCGGCCAGGCGCGGCACATGGCCGACTGGATGTGTTTCATGCTGTCGGATTCCGCCGAATTCCTCTGCGGCAGCGTGGTATTCGTTGACGGCGGCACCGACGCGTATTTCCGGGCGGACGATTGGCCGAAAGCGCTGCCGACGCATCGGTTGCCGGGCTATCTGCGCCGGTTCCGGCGTTCCACGGGCATGTGA
- a CDS encoding SRPBCC family protein, with translation MSDMEAECIVSATRVIAANAARIFELIADPARQPSWDGNNNLASSAPGQRVRAVGDVFKTTLTSGAVRENHVVEFVEGSKIAWRPAEPGKQPPGHLWRWELSPVNAELTTVTHTYDWTALADPTRLERARATTPDMLRESMDRLAVLAQAPDAGGQG, from the coding sequence ATGTCCGACATGGAAGCCGAATGCATCGTGAGCGCCACGCGCGTCATCGCGGCCAACGCCGCGCGGATTTTCGAACTGATCGCCGATCCCGCTCGCCAGCCGAGCTGGGACGGCAACAATAACCTCGCCTCGTCCGCTCCCGGGCAACGAGTCCGTGCGGTCGGTGACGTGTTCAAGACAACGCTGACGAGCGGTGCCGTGCGCGAGAACCACGTCGTGGAATTCGTCGAAGGCAGCAAAATCGCTTGGCGCCCAGCGGAACCCGGAAAGCAGCCGCCCGGTCACCTGTGGCGCTGGGAGCTCAGCCCGGTGAATGCCGAACTCACCACGGTGACTCACACCTACGATTGGACGGCGCTGGCCGACCCCACCCGCCTCGAGCGCGCTCGTGCGACGACGCCGGACATGTTGCGCGAATCCATGGACCGGCTGGCCGTGCTCGCGCAAGCCCCGGACGCGGGAGGGCAAGGCTGA
- a CDS encoding SDR family oxidoreductase gives MALPSPGDGRAALITGASSGIGEQFAEILARRGYHVVLVARSADRLEALAGRLGEQAHPLPADLSDRTERAALPDRVAALGLMPDILVNNAGFSTLGLVAESVPEQELNLVDVDVAAIVDLCSRFLPGMVDRHRGAVLNVASLAAFGPLPGQAAYGAAKAFVLSYTHSLRGELRGTGVSATALCPGPVDTGFGEAAGFSKEEAEAALPRVMWVPADRVAQAGIDGLAAGKAVVIPGRVNRAAAALFRIAPPELLLPLLTRGHPALKRK, from the coding sequence ATGGCGCTTCCATCTCCCGGGGACGGCCGGGCTGCCCTCATCACGGGCGCGTCGTCGGGCATCGGCGAACAGTTTGCTGAAATCCTGGCCCGTCGCGGCTACCACGTGGTGCTCGTCGCCCGCAGCGCCGACCGCCTCGAAGCGCTCGCCGGGCGGCTGGGCGAGCAAGCGCATCCGCTGCCGGCCGACCTGTCCGACCGCACCGAACGAGCGGCCCTGCCCGACCGTGTCGCGGCCCTCGGGCTGATGCCCGACATCCTCGTCAACAACGCCGGATTCTCGACGCTCGGGCTCGTCGCGGAATCGGTTCCCGAACAAGAACTCAACCTTGTCGACGTCGACGTGGCGGCAATCGTGGACCTGTGCAGCCGATTCCTGCCGGGCATGGTGGACCGCCATCGAGGCGCCGTCCTGAATGTGGCGTCGCTGGCCGCGTTCGGCCCTCTGCCGGGCCAGGCGGCCTATGGCGCCGCCAAGGCGTTCGTGTTGTCCTACACGCACAGCCTGCGCGGTGAGCTGCGCGGCACCGGGGTCAGCGCGACCGCACTGTGCCCGGGACCCGTGGACACCGGATTCGGTGAGGCGGCGGGTTTCTCCAAGGAGGAAGCCGAGGCCGCCCTGCCGCGCGTGATGTGGGTCCCCGCCGACAGGGTGGCGCAGGCCGGAATCGACGGGCTAGCGGCCGGCAAGGCGGTCGTCATTCCCGGTCGGGTGAACCGCGCGGCGGCGGCCCTGTTCCGTATCGCGCCCCCCGAGCTGCTGTTGCCGCTGCTGACGCGCGGCCATCCGGCCCTGAAGCGAAAGTGA
- a CDS encoding class I SAM-dependent methyltransferase, with amino-acid sequence MTGTHISPPPALRRALELLADPPADPDVSKGYLDLLGSGSAEADGVAKNTGPIQAVWASSIGSMLYDNAQAMSRRLFSLWRLPIEWLNIPPGGIALDVGSGPGNVTASLARAAGPDGLALGVDISEPMLARAVRNEAGPQVGFIKADAQRLPLRDNTVDVVVSIGVLQLVPNPAAAIAEMARVLRPGGRAAILVPTVGRAARLWHRLPNVGAHVFDDDEIGDMLESNGFVSVRVKNYGTFQWVRGKKG; translated from the coding sequence ATGACGGGCACGCACATCTCGCCGCCTCCCGCGCTGCGGCGGGCACTGGAACTGCTGGCCGACCCGCCGGCCGATCCCGACGTGAGCAAGGGTTATCTCGACCTGCTCGGCAGCGGATCCGCCGAGGCCGACGGCGTCGCGAAAAACACCGGCCCGATCCAGGCGGTGTGGGCATCATCGATCGGCTCGATGCTCTACGACAACGCCCAAGCCATGTCCCGGCGGCTGTTCAGTTTGTGGCGACTGCCAATCGAGTGGCTGAACATCCCACCGGGTGGCATCGCGCTGGACGTCGGTTCGGGTCCGGGCAACGTCACCGCGTCGCTGGCACGCGCGGCCGGCCCGGATGGGTTGGCCCTGGGCGTCGACATCTCCGAGCCCATGCTCGCGCGCGCCGTCCGCAACGAAGCGGGGCCGCAGGTCGGCTTCATCAAGGCCGACGCGCAACGACTGCCGCTGCGCGACAACACCGTTGATGTCGTGGTCTCGATCGGTGTGCTGCAGCTGGTGCCGAATCCGGCGGCGGCCATCGCCGAGATGGCGCGGGTGCTGCGGCCGGGCGGCCGAGCGGCCATTCTGGTCCCGACTGTCGGGCGGGCCGCCCGGCTTTGGCACAGGCTGCCGAACGTCGGTGCGCACGTGTTCGACGACGACGAAATCGGCGACATGCTGGAAAGCAATGGGTTCGTCAGCGTGCGGGTGAAGAACTACGGCACTTTTCAGTGGGTGCGCGGCAAGAAGGGCTGA